TGCGCAGCGACTCGGGGTACGCCGCGGCACCCGCGGCCTGGACGCCGACGACGCGGACGTCGGGCCGCTTGGCCTTGATGGCCAGGGCGACGCCCGCGAGCAGGCCGCCGCCCCCGGTCGGCACCAGGACCGTGCGGGCCTGGGGGGCCTGCTCGAGGATCTCGAGGCCGCAGGTGCCCTGCCCGGACATGATGTCGGGGTGGTCGAAGGGGTGGATGAACACCGCCCCGGTGGCGTCGGCGTGCTCCTGCGCGGCGACCAGCGCCTCGGTGAGCGACTCCCCGTGGAAGCGCACGTCGGCGCCGTACCCGCGCGTGGCGTTGGCCTTGGGGATGGGCGCACCCTCGGGCATGAAGACGGTGGCGGTGATGCCGAGCAGCTGCGCGGCCAGCGCGACGCCCTGCGCGTGGTTGCCGGCCGAGGCCGCGACCACGCCGCGGGCGCGCTCGTCGGCGGAGAGCCGCGACAGCCGCACGTAGGCGCCGCGGATCTTGAACGACCCGGTGCGCTGCAGGTTCTCGCACTTGAGGAGCACCTGGCCGCCCACGATGTTCTGCAGCCACCGCGACTCCTCCATCGCGGTGCGCAGTGCCACGGCGTCGACGACCTCGCGGCACTGCTCGATGTCGGCCAGCGTCACGCTCATGCGGGGCTCCCCTCGGGGGCCGGCTCCGGCCCGTCGGCGTCGGGTGCGGGCGTGCCCGCGACGGGGATGGGGTCGTCGTCGGTCGCCTCGTCGGCGTCCTGTCCCACGTCGGTGTGACGGGCGAGGTGCTGGACCACGGCGTTGAGGGAGGCGGCGAGCGGCACCGCGATGAGCGCGCCCGCGATGCCGGCCACCAGGACGCCCATCGCGATCGCGACGATGACGCCGAGCGGGTGCACGGAGACGAAGCGGCCCATGAGGAACGGCTGCAGCACGTGGGCCTCGACCTGCTGCACGGCCACCACCACGCCGAGCATGATGAGCGCCGTCACCGGGCCCTGCGCCACGAGCGCGACCAGCACGGCCACGGTGCCGCTGATGGCCGCCCCGATCATGGGGACGAAGGAGCCGAGGAACACCAGCACGCCGATGGCCCCGACGAAGGGGACGCCCAGGACGGCGGCGCCCACCGCGATCCCGATGGCGTCGACGGCGGCGACCAGCACGGTGGCCCGGACGAACTGGGTCAGCGAGGCCCAGGCGACGCGACCCGAGGAGTCGGCCTGCAGCCGACCGGCCCGCGGGAACAGCCGCACCAGCCAGGCCCAGATCAGGCCACCGTCGGCGAGGAAGAAGTACGTCGCGAACAGCACGATGAAGATGCCGGCCACGACGTGCCCGAGCGTGGTGCCGAGCTCGCTCAGCGTCTCCACGGCGTTGTCGCCGAGCGAGGTGAGCTGGGCCTGCGCCTCGCCCAGGGCCGTGCTGATCTGGGAGTCGGTGACCTGGAGCGGTCCGTCGCGCAGCCAGGCGCGGATCTGGCCCACGCCGCTGCCGACCTGCGTGGAGAGGTCGCTGACCCCCTGCGCCACCTGGTTGCCGACGAAGGTCGCGGACAGCGCCACGATCCCGACCAGCAGCAGCACCACGAGCAGCGCGCCCAGCTTGCGCGGCACCCCGAGGCGTCCGAGGCGGTGGACCACCGGGGAGAACAGGGCGGCCAGCAGCAGGGCGATGACCAGCGGCAGCACCATCACCATGAAGAACTGCAGCAGGTAGAGGATGATCGCGCCGGCCGCGCAGATCACCAGGAAGCGCCACCCCCAGGCCGCGGCCAGGTCCACGCCGTAGGGCACCTTGGCGCGGCTGAAGTTGCTGACCCCGCCGGTGATCCTCGGCTCGGCGTCCATGCTGCGCCGGGTCGCGCGGACCTCGGCCCACTGCTGGGCGATCCGCTCGCGCAGCTCGACGGTCTCCAGCTCGCGGCGTGCCTGCTCCTCCACCGCCCGGACCCGATGGCCGGTGCGGGAGGGGATGCGCAGGCGGGTCCTCAGACCCCGGTCGAGTGCCACCGGGCCAGGCTACGCGCGAGCGCGGCGGCAGCCGCGCGGCGGTCGTCGTGGCTCGTCGCGAGCAGCCCGACGGCCGCCAGGACGTAGTCGCGGTCGACCACCACGCGCGGGTGGTCGGGCAGCTGCCAGCCCTCCGGCGAGGGGCCCACCAGGCCGTCCAGCAGGGCGGCCGCGCGCGCGGGGTCGGCGTGGCGCAGCACCCCGCCGGACCCCACGAGCAGGCCCACCTCGCGCAGGTCGGTGCCCGAGCGCTCCACCCGGCGCCCGTCGGGTCCCACGACGACCCGCGAGCGACCGACGTGGCGGCGCACCGCGAGCGTCGCCGCCACCCGCGCCAGGGCCAGGTCCTCCTCGACCTCGGCGGGCGTGGCGGGCAGCAGGTCCGGGTCCTCGGTCCGGCGCAGGGCGGCGGACTGCGGCAGGGCGGGCTCCAGGCCGGCCCCGGTCGCGGCCTCCCACGTCGAGGCGGCGCTCCAGCGCATCCCGAGGTCGCCCTCCACGGTGCGGGTGACCGGGCTGGGTGCGACCACCTCGCGCGCCAGGCCGGCCTCCTCCGGGTCGAGCCGGACCACGGAGTGGACGTCGGTGGTGGCACCGCCGACGTCGACCACGACCACGTCGTCGCCGGTCTCGGCCGCCAGCACCTCGACGCCGGTCAGCACCAGGTCGGGCGTGGGGCCCGAGACCACCTCGGCCAGGTCGACGCGCGTCGAGAGGCCCTTGCCGCCGATGACGTGGCGCAGGAACGCCTCGCGGATCGCAAGCCGGGCGGGCCCGGGCTCGAGCACCCCGATGCGCGGCACCACGTTGTCCGCCACCTGCACCGGCCACCCGGCCAGCACCTCCCGCAGCTGCGGCACCGCGTCGGGGTTGGCCGCGACCACGACCGGGCCGCGCCAGCCCGAGGCGACCAGCGCCCGCGCGCCGGCGAGCGCGCCGTCGACGTCGCCGCCGTCGGTGCCCCCGGTCAGCAGCACCACGTCGGGCCGGGTCTGCTCGGCGAGGGCGCGGTAGTCCGCCTGCCCCGAGGCCCGGCCCAGGACCGCCACCACCTTGCCGCCGCTGGACAGCGCCACCCGGCGTCCGGCCTCGGCCGTCACCAGCTCCTCGTTGCCGACGACCGCGATCCGGAGGCCACCCCCGGCCGAGGAGCAGGCCAGCAGCGGCGCGTCGAGGGCCTCGGGGCGCTGCTCGGCCAGGGCGGCCCGGCAGGCGTCGACGCCGTCCATGACGTCGGTGGCGACCGTCGTCGGGTGGCTGGTGGTGGCGAGCAGCTCGCCGGTGTCGCCGTCGACCAGGGCGGCCTTGGTGAAGGTCGACCCGAGGTCGACGCACAGCAGCGGGGTCACCGGGGGCCTCAGACCCGCGCCAGCAGGACGTACGCCGTGCCGACCAGCAGCGTGACCATCACGGCGACGCTCAGCAGGTGGGCCGCCGGGCCGGCCCCGATCGGGCGCCCCTCCCGGATCGCGCGGTCGACGCCGCGGAAGCGCAGGTAGCCGCCGACCGCGGCCACGGCCGAGGTCGCCACGAAGCTCAGGCCCAGCACCACCACGAGGGGGTCGTCGTCGAGGAAGTGCACGATCGCCACCGCGGCGGCGAGCAGCCCCACCGACGTGCGCTGGTAGGCCAGCAGCGTCCGCTCGTTGGCGAGCGAGAAGCGGACGTCGGGCTCGGGCCGGGGCGCCGGTGACGCCGCCGGACCGGCCGCGGGGACCTCAGCCAAGGGCCCGGTCGAGGTCGGCGAGCAGGTCCTCGACCGTCTCGATGCCGACGCTGAGCCGGATCAGGTCCGAGGGGACCTCCAGGGCGGTGCCCGCGACGCTGGCGTGGGTCATCCGGCCGGGGTGCTCGATGAGCGACTCGATGCCGCCGAGCGACTCCGCCAGGGTGAACACCTCGGCGCGGGCGCACGCGTCGAGGGCGGCCTGCTCCCCGGCCGCGACCCGGAAGGACACGATGCCGCCGAAGCGCTTCATCTGGCGGGCGGCGACGGCGTGGCCCGGGTGCTGCTCGAGGCCGGGGTAGATCACCTCGGCCACCTTCGGGTGGGCGGAGAGGAACTCCACGACCCGCTCGGCGTTGTCGCAGTGGCGGTCCATGCGCACGGCCAGGGTCTTGAGCCCGCGCAGCACCAGCCAGGAGTCGAACGGGCCGGCCACCGCACCGATGGCGTTCTGGTGGAACCCGACCTGCTCGGCCAGCTCGAGGTCGCGGACCACGAGCGCGCCGCCGACCACGTCGGAGTGGCCGCCGGCGTACTTGGTCGTCGAGTGCACGACGACGTCGGCGCCCAGCGTCAGCGGCTGCTGGAGGTAGGAGGAGGCGAAGGTGTTGTCCACGACGAGCAGCGCACCCGCGTCGTGGGCCACGGCCGCCAGCGCCTCGACGTCACCGATGTTGAGCAGCGGGTTGGTGGGCGTCTCCACCCAGACCAGCTTCGTCTGCCCGGGACGGATCGCGGCACGGACGGCGTCGACGTCGCTGACCGGCGCGGCGTCGTACGTCAGGCCCCAGCGGGTGGCGACCTTGTCCACGAGCCGGAAGGTGCCGCCGTAGGCGTCGTCGGGGATGACCACGTGGTCGCCGGGACCGCACACCGAGTGCAGCAGGGTGTCCTCGGCGGCCAGGCCGGAGGCGAACGCGAAGGCCCGCTCCCCCTCCTCGAGCGCCGCGAGGTTGCCCTCGAGCGCGCTGCGCGTCGGGTTGCCGGAGCGGCTGTACTCGTAGCCGCCGCGCAGGCCACCGACGCCGTCCTGCTTGTACGTCGAGGTGGCGTAGATGGGCGGGATCACCGCCCCCGTCGCGGCGTCTGGCTCGTAGCCGGCGTGGATGGCACGGGTCTCGAACCCGGACTTCGATCGGTGCTGGTCGTGCTGCTCCTGGGTCACCGGCGCCACGCTACTCGCCGGGGAACATGCACCCGCCGCCTACTGTTGGGACCAGTGGAATCCGAGGAAGGGACACCATGTTCTTCAGCCGCACCAAGACCACCCTGCCCACCGCCGACGAGGCCCTGCCGGGCCGCACCGAGCAGTGGTTCCCGCTGAGCGAGAAGCACCGCGCGCTCGACGCGCCGCTCGTGACCGACGAGGTGCCCGAGGGCCACCAGGTCGCCCTGTTCGGGCTCGGCTGCTTCTGGGGCGCCGAGGAGATCTTCTGGCAGGTCCCCGGCGTCTGGTCGACGTCCGTCGGGTACGCCGGCGGCCAGACCCCCCACCCGTCGTACGAGGAGGTCTGCAGCGGTCGCACCGGCCACACCGAGGCCGTCCGCGTCGTCTACGACCCGTCGCAGGTGTCCTACGCCGACCTGGTCGCGACCTTCTACGAGGTGCACGACCCGACCCAGGGCATGCGCCAGGGCAACGACACCGGCACGCAGTACCGCTCGGCGATCTACTACGAGACCCCCGAGCAGGAGAGGGTCGCCCACGAGGTCACCGAGCGCTACCAGCCCGAGCTGGCCAAGCGCGGCTACGGCCCCATCACCACCGAGATCCGGCCCGCGGCCGAGACGCCGTACTACTACGCCGAGGACCACCACCAGCAGTACCTGCTGAAGAACCCCTTCGGCTACCGCTGCCACAGCGCGACGGGCATCTCGGTCCCCCGCGACTGAGCACCCGCGACCCGCACGCACCCGGGCCGGAGCGACCACGTGTCGCTCCGGCCCGTGGTGCGTCCGGGACCGGCCGCGACGCGTGGTGATGCCCACACGTCACGCTGCGTTCCACCAGCATTGACGTGAAGGCAACGTTAGGGTGGGGTCCGGCCGCCATGGTTGAACCGTCACCGAGCTCGGCCGTCCCGATCCCGACCGCACCGACCCACGAGGTGGACCCATGCAGCACCCTGTCGTGCACGTGGTCTACCGCTACGCCGCCGCGGTGGGCGACAAGCCCCGGCCCGACTACTTCTCCAAGAAGCTGGCCCTGCACTCCTTCCTCGTCGCCCTGGACGAGGTGCGCGACGAGGTCGCGGTCACCTTCCTGGTCGACGGCGACGTCGAGGCCGACGTCGAGTCGATGATGCGCGGCGCCGGCGCGCTGCACCGCGGCCGCTGGGGCAGCAACCGGGCGTCGTACGCCGAGCAGCTGCGCGTCGCCGCCGGGGTGCGCGCCGAGCTGGTGTGGTTCGCCGAGGACGACTACCTCTACGCCGCCGACGCGCTGCACGCGCTGGTCGCCGCGGTGCACGACCTGCCGAGCGTGAGCTGGTTCGCCCTGTCCGGCCCGACGCCGCTCGACCGGCTCGAGCTGCGGCGCGCGCAGTCGGCCGTGCCGCTCCCCCGCTCGCGCCACTGGGCCTTCGCGGTGCCCCGCCGCGACCACGAGCGCCGCCAGTGGCAGCGCATCGACAGCACCACCAGCACCTTCGGGGGCCGGCCGGACGCGATCCGCCGCGCCGCCTGGCTGCTGCGCCTGTGCCCGTGGACCGGCGCCGCCTGGGACCGCACCACCTGCCTGGCCGTCCAGGGCGCGACGCCCTATCCCTGGGCCCACCTGCTCAGCGACCTGGCGCCACCGTCGATGCCGGCCCGGGGCCGGGCCCTGCGCGTCGCCTACAAGGTGCTCGCCCGGCTGGGCATCAACCTGGCCGCGCTCACCCAGCGCCGCCGCGAGGCCGTCATGGTCGCGCCGGTCACCCACCTCGTGGGCCACATGGACCTGCCCTACGAGCAGGACCAGGAGCGCTGGGACGCCCTGGCCGAGGAGCTGCTCTCCGGGGGCACCGACGACGCCGCCACGGCGTACGACGGGCGCGCGGTCGGCTACTGAGCCTCCGGTCGTCGCGCCGGTGACGTGAGCAGGGCAACGCCTGCACGATTCGGGTCGGGCGCGGCCCCTGGGGCACACTGGCTCGATGCCCGAGACCACCCCGCCCACCGAGCCCACGCCCGACGAGCCCGCCGCCGAGCCCGCCGCCGAGGCCCCCGCCACGCGCGGCCGCCGCGGCCTGCTCCTCAAGGTCGTCGCCGCCGTCGTGGTGCTCGCCCTCGTCGTCGGGGGCGGCATCACCGCCGCCCTGGCCCTCACCGGGCCGGACACCCACACCCTCACGCTGACGAAGACGGCCGGCGGCATGGAGCGCGACACCGAGCGCGAGAAGGCCGGGGCCAGCACGCTGTCCGCGGTCGAGAAGCAGGTCGTCGACAACATCGAGGGCAAGGTCTCCTACACCCGTCTGGGCCTCTACACCCAGGACGACGAGAAGCGCGGCCCCGTCGGCCCGCTGCTGTTCGTGGGCGTCAAGCTCGCCACCCCCGTCGAGGACCCGGCAACGCTGCTCGCGGACTTCCGCTCGCGCGCGAAGGCCAACGGCTTCGAGGTGACCTCGCTCGACACCGGCGACGACTCCGCCGGGGCCTGCGCGGCGCAGACCGAGGGCCAGAAGGCCGCCATCTGCGCCTGGGCCACCCGCGACACGGTCGGACAGCTCTTCCCGACCGCCGTCGGCTACTCCCGCGGCCAGGTCGCGAAGCTGCTCACCGACGTCCGCGCGGACGTCGAGCGCACCGACTGACGGGCCGCTAGTCTCCGGCGGGTGATGACGACCCGCTGGGGACGCGAGCTCGACCCCGACGCGCCCCTGCCCGAGCACCCGCGGCCGCAGCTCGAGCGCCCGTCGTGGAGCTCGCTCAACGGCCGGTGGGAGCACGCCTTCACCGCGTCGGGCGAGCGCCCCGCGGCGTACGACGGGCCGATCACCGTCCCCTTCTCCCCCGAGGCGCCGCTGTCGGGGGTCGAGCGGCAGCTGCAGCCCGACGAGTGGCTGTGGTACCGCCGGACCTTCCCGACGCCGCCGGTCGTCGACGGCGGCCGCGTGCTGCTGCACCTCGGCGCGGTCGACCAGAGCTGCACCGTGTGGGTCGACGGCCACGAGGTGGGCGGACACACCGGCGGCTACCTGCCCTTCACCCTCGACGTGACCGACGCGCTGGCCGCCCGCCGGCACGACGCCACGGCCGAGCACGTCCTCGAGGTGCGGGTGCGCGACCTGTCCGACACCAGCTGGCACGCCCGCGGCAAGCAGAAGCTCCGGCGCGGCAACATCTGGTACACCGCCCAGTCAGGGATCTGGCAGACGGTCTGGCTCGAGTGGGTGCCCCCCCGGCACGTCGAGCGGCTGGTGCTGGTCCCCCACCTCGACGCGGGCGCGCTCGAGGTCACCGTGCACGCGCAGGGCGGCCACCGGGGCGCCACGGCCACGGTGGTGGTGCGCAGCGGCGAGCAGGAGGTCGGTCGCGCGGAGGTCGCGCCCGGGGTCGCCACCCGCGTCGCGCTGGCGCAGGTGCGGCCGTGGTCGCCCGAGGACCCCCACCTCTACGACCTCGAGGTCACCTTCGGCGAGGACCGCGTCACGTCGTACGCCGGGCTCCGCTCGGTCGCGGTCGGGACCGACGCCCGGGGGCACCGCCGGCTGCTGCTCAACGGCGCGCCGTACCCCCACGTCGGGGTGCTCGACCAGGGCTACTGGCCCGACGGGCTGCTGACGCCGCCCGGCGACGCGGCCATGGTCCACGACATCACCAGCATGAAGGACCTCGGCTTCACGGTGCTGCGCAAGCACGCCAAGCTCGAGCCCGCCCGGTGGTACGCCCACTGCGACCGGATCGGGGTGCTGGTCTGGCAGGACGTCGTCAACGGCGGCACGACCTACCGCGGCATCACCACCCGTCGTCCCGCCTCCAGGCTGCCCCCCGTCCCCGACCGTCTCTTCCCCGTCTACGGCCGCGGCCACCGGGCCGGTCGGGCCGAGTTCCTGAGTGAGGTCGAGGCCACCGTCGCCACGCTCGGCAACGCCCCCAGCGTCGTGGTGTGGACGCCCTTCAACGAGGGCTGGGGCCAGTTCTCCTCGCGGGCCGTCGCCCGCCTGGTCAGGCGCCTGGACCCGACCCGGCTGGTGATGGCCACCAGCGGCTGGGTCGACCACGGCGGTGGCGACCTGCGCAGCTTCCACCGCTACGGCAAGCCCTTCCGCATGCCCGCGCACCGCGGCGGCCGCCGGGCGGTCGTGCTCTCCGAGTACGGCGGCTACAGCCACCGCGTCGAGGACCACCAGTGGGGCCCGCGGATGTTCGGCTACCGCAAGTTCAAGGTCCGCAAGCGGCTCCAGCGGGCCTTCGTGCAGCTCCACGACGCCCTCGTCACGGAGGCCGCCCGCGGGCTCTCGGCCACGGTCTACACCCAGCTCAGCGACGTCGAGGACGAGCTCAACGGGCTGTGGACCTACGACCGCGAGGTGCTCAAGCTCGACGCCGAGGTGGTCCGCGAGGTCACCGCCCGGCTGCGGGCGGCCATGACCGCCGGGTGAGGCCGGTCGGAGCCGGCCGGGCCCGGGCTCAGCGGGCGTCGACCCACTGCTGGCCGATGGTGCGGGGCACGGCCGTGCCGGCGGTCAGCTCGGCGACGATCTCCTCGATGACGCCCCGCGCCGCGGGCGGCACCGCGAACCGCAGCGTGGCCTCGCCCGTGTAGTCCACGCCCAGCACGCGCGCCCCCCGCGAGCGCAGGTCGTGCTCGAGGCGACCGACGGCGGCGATGTCGACCATCACCTCGCACAGGTCCTGCAGCACCCGCTCGACGGTCCCGACCTCGTCGAGCGCGACACGGGTCGCCTCGGCGTACGCCCGGGTCAGGCCCCCGGTGCCGAGCAGCGTGCCCCCGAACCACCGGGAGACGACCGCGACCACGTCGCCCAGCTCGCGCCCGCGGAGGATGCCCAGGATCGGTGGTCCGGCCGTGCCGGAGGGCTCGCCGTCGTCGTGTGCCGCCTCGACCGCGCGCTCGGGGCCGACCACGAAGGCCGAGCAGTGGTGGCGCGCCTCCCAGTGGCGGCGCCGCACCTGCTCCACGACGGCGCGGGCCTCGGCCTCGTCGCCGACCCGCACCAGGGTGCAGCGGAACCGCGACCGCTCGACCTCGATCTCGGCCTCGCCGTCGCGCGCGATGGTCTGGTACGACGTCACGGCCACGCGCCGATCATCGCTTGCGATGATCGGTCCATGCGCGTCGTCTCACTGCTGCCCTCGACCACCGAGATCCTCTTCGCCATCGGCGCCGGAGACGACGTCGTTGGGGTCACCTTCGAGTGCGACCACCCGGTCGAGGCCCGCGAGCGCCGGATCGTCTCGACCAGCGCCCTGCCCGAGGGCCTGTCGCCCCGCGAGATCGACGCGTTCGTGCGGGCGGCCCGCCACGCCGGCGAGGACCTCTACCGCCTCGACGCCGGAGCCCTGGAGGGCCTCGACGCCGACCTGGTCGTCACCCAGGACCTGTGCGCGGTCTGCGCCGTCGACGTGTCGGTGGTCCAGGACGCGCTGTCCCACCTCGGCACCCGCGCGGAGGTGCTGACCATCGACCCGCACACCCTCGCCGAGGTGCTCGGGTCGGTGCTGACCCTGGGGCGGGCCACCGGCCGGGAGGCGCCCGCCGAGGCCCTGGTGCAGCGCCTCGAGGAGCGGCTGCAGCGGGTCCGCGACGAGGTGGCCGAGCGCCGCCGCGCGGGCGCCCGCACGCCGCGGATGCTGGTGCTGGAGTGGACCGACCCGGCGTTCACCCCGGGCCACTGGGTCCCCGAGATGGTGGAGCTCGCCGGTGCCACCTGCACGCTGGGCCAGGCCGGCGCGACGTCGGTGCGGGCCGACTGGTCGCAGGTCCGCGCCAGCGCTCCGGACGTCGTGGTGTGCGCGCCGTGCGGCTACGACCTGCCGGCTGCGCTCGAGCTCGCGCGGGAGCTCGTCGGGAGCGGCGAGCTGCCCCCCGACGTGCCGGTGTGGGCGGTCGACGCCAACGCCTCCTTCGCCCGTCCCGGCCCGCGGCTGGTCGACGGCGTCGAGACCCTGGCCGCGATCGTGGCGGGCGCCGACCCGCACGGCAACGCGGCCTGCCGGGTGCGCTGAGGCGCAGCCTGGTGGTGGGGCGACCTTGGGAGTGCCACCCCACCACGAGGTGGTCGCCGACGAGGAAGGTTGGAGGGACCTGAGGCAGGCCGATCCTCGTCCAGGACCGGTGCACAGCCTAGGCAAACGAGCGGTCGCGCGCGACCGATGTCACCAATTCGGTCCCCGCCTCGACGGCTCCGGGCGACCGTCCCGGTCGGTGCCCCGGTCGGCGCCTCAGTCGTGCGCGACGAAGCCCAGCAGGTCCTGCCGGGTCAGCACGCCGACCGGCTTGCCGTCCTCCTGGACCAGCACGGCGTCGGCGTCGCGGAGCGCCGCCACGGCGTCCTCGACGGCGGCGCCGGCCCCCATGGTGGGCAGCGGCTCGTCCATGTGGTCCTCGACCTGGTCGGCCAGCCGGGCCTTGCCGCCGTAGAGGGCGTCCAGCAGACGCCGCTCGGACACCGACCCGGCCACCTCGGCGGCCATGATGGGCGGCTCCGCGCGGACCACGGGCATCTGCGAGACGCCGTACTCCTGCAGGATCGCGATCGCCTCGGCGATGGTCTCGGTCGGGTGGGTGTGCACCAGGGCGGGGATGTCGCCCTTCTTGGCGTGCAGGACCTGGCCCACGGTCTGGCCGGTGTGGTCGGACAGGAAGCCGTAGCGGGCCAGCCACTCGTCGTTGAAGACCTTGGTCAGGTAGCCGCGCCCGCTGTCGGGCAGCAGCACCACGACGACGGCATCGGGGTCGTCGAGCTCCTGGGCCAGCTGCACCGCGGCGTACGCCGCCATGCCGGCCGAGCCGCCGACGAGCAGGCCCTCCTCGCGGGCCAGCCGCCGCGTGAAGGCGAACGAGTCGCCGTCGGACACCTCGATCACCCGGTCGGCGACGCCGCGGTCGTAGGTGTCGGGCCAGAAGTCCTCCCCCACGCCCTCGACGAGGTAGGGACGCCCGGTGCCGCCCGAGTAGACCGAGCCGGCGGGGTCGGCCCCGACCACCTGGATCTCGGGGTTGCGCTCCTTGAGGTAGCGCCCGACGCCGCTGATGGTGCCGCCGGTGCCCATGCCCGTGACGAAGTGGGTGATGCGGCCGTCGGTCTGCTCCCAGATCTCGGGGCCGGTCTGCTCGTAGTGCGAGAGCGGGTTGTTGGGGTTGGCGTACTGGTTGGGCTTCCAGGCGCCCTCGATCTCGCGGCTGAGGCGGTCCGAGACGCTGTAGTAGCTGTCGGGGTGCTCGGGGGCGACGGCGGTCGGGCAGACCACGACCTCGGCGCCGTAGGCCTTGAGGACGTTGCGCTTGTCCTCGCTGACCTTGTCGGGGCACACGAAGACGCACGAGTAGCCGCGCTGCTGGGCCACCAGCGCGAGGCCGACCCCGGTGTTGCCGGAGGTGGGTTCGACGATGGTGCCGCCCGGGCGGAGCTCGCCGCTGGCCTCGGCCGCGTCGATCATCTTGACCGCGATGCGGTCCTTCACCGAGCCACCCGGGTTGAGGTACTCGACCTTGGCGAGCACGAGGGACGCGGTGGCGCCCGCGGTGCGGTTGAGCTTGACCAGCGGGGTGTTGCCGATCAGCTCCAGGAGGGAGTTGGCGTACTGCATGGGACCAACCTAGGCCGAGCGTCACCCTTCCCGCCCACCGGGAGCCGAGATCGAGTTGTCACCTCCGAGCAAGGACCGACACGCGTCGAGCAGGTTAGGTTTCTTCACATCAGCCCCTCAGGGCTCACCAAAATGGGGCAGACTGCCCCACATCGGCCCGATTCTGGCCGCTGACGTCGCCCCTCCGGCCTTCACACGGGAGTCCTGCACGATGAACACACGTCGCTTCTCGGTGCGACCCGCACTGATCG
This genomic interval from Nocardioides scoriae contains the following:
- a CDS encoding ABC transporter substrate-binding protein; the encoded protein is MRVVSLLPSTTEILFAIGAGDDVVGVTFECDHPVEARERRIVSTSALPEGLSPREIDAFVRAARHAGEDLYRLDAGALEGLDADLVVTQDLCAVCAVDVSVVQDALSHLGTRAEVLTIDPHTLAEVLGSVLTLGRATGREAPAEALVQRLEERLQRVRDEVAERRRAGARTPRMLVLEWTDPAFTPGHWVPEMVELAGATCTLGQAGATSVRADWSQVRASAPDVVVCAPCGYDLPAALELARELVGSGELPPDVPVWAVDANASFARPGPRLVDGVETLAAIVAGADPHGNAACRVR
- a CDS encoding cystathionine beta-synthase encodes the protein MQYANSLLELIGNTPLVKLNRTAGATASLVLAKVEYLNPGGSVKDRIAVKMIDAAEASGELRPGGTIVEPTSGNTGVGLALVAQQRGYSCVFVCPDKVSEDKRNVLKAYGAEVVVCPTAVAPEHPDSYYSVSDRLSREIEGAWKPNQYANPNNPLSHYEQTGPEIWEQTDGRITHFVTGMGTGGTISGVGRYLKERNPEIQVVGADPAGSVYSGGTGRPYLVEGVGEDFWPDTYDRGVADRVIEVSDGDSFAFTRRLAREEGLLVGGSAGMAAYAAVQLAQELDDPDAVVVVLLPDSGRGYLTKVFNDEWLARYGFLSDHTGQTVGQVLHAKKGDIPALVHTHPTETIAEAIAILQEYGVSQMPVVRAEPPIMAAEVAGSVSERRLLDALYGGKARLADQVEDHMDEPLPTMGAGAAVEDAVAALRDADAVLVQEDGKPVGVLTRQDLLGFVAHD